The Carassius auratus strain Wakin unplaced genomic scaffold, ASM336829v1 scaf_tig00002951, whole genome shotgun sequence DNA window CTGCTTTCGATTCCTAGCAGGCTCTAAAGCTTGATGCCTGATGTGATTACCATGCAGTGCACAACTTGGCAACTCTCGGTGAGGGATATATCTCTCCTTCACCTCTATACATTTTCTTTCTGAAGGGCAGCCGGTGTGAGAGGTTGAAGGAGGAGTGAAGATACATGGAAACGGTGAGAAGACCACATGAGCGTGAAGGTAGAAGGACCCTTTGCGACTTGAAAAACAACCACGTTTACCAGTGCAGTCCACAAACCGATCAACGACACAAGGAGACCATCACAAACATAGCCTGCACACTCAGTTCGGAGTGAGAGCCACATTAGGATAAGTGCTTGGGAACCAGTGTATCCCTAACATTTGGTTACCGCTATATGTATCCTCTTTTATGAAATATCTCACTTTTCTAGCACTATCTCTTCATATTTGGGTGGAGGATCACTGTAGGGGGCTGTCGTCTCATCGCTGCTGCTTTCTAAGTGGCCGGTAACTTCCTCGTAGGATGGCGGTGGGGTTGCACCAGACAAGTGGGAAGCCACGGACAGAGACGAATCTTGCACGTACAGGGAGCGATTGTTCTGAGAGTGGTTGGCGTGATGATGGGCGTCTTGCGGCGTGACTGAAGCCCCGCCCCTCTCGGCACTGCTGACCACCACGCTGGGCCTGTCATTGGCGTGAGAGTTCTCTGAATGCGAGGGAGGGTCCCGGTGCACCAGGATGCGCGGGAGGCTTCGGGCGTTACGGTTAGCCAGATAGCGGTTCTGGGTGTAGGCCGGGCGCCGACGCGTGGCCTTCTGCAGTTGACAGCGCCAGATGAGGAAGAGCGCGATGATGATGAGGAGAGCCACGCCCAGGAGAGGCACCACCATGTAGACAGCGTCCGGCCGCTCCGAGCGGGAATCAGCATTACTGTTCACTGTGTAGATGCTGCGGTTTTTCCAGAACTCCATCTATGGATGAAGGGATAAATGGTTAAAGCCACTTACACAAATGAAACTGTTAAAATGCAGTGGCCTTCTGTGTTTTATTCTTTTCCCTAGCATTCATGCACCACCACCACCAGAATAccattccacttttttttttttttttttcattctgctgTTAAACctgattatttataaaataagttgaaataatgcTGGTTtatggcttcaacaaaagcatataccATCAATTGAAAAATCACAACAGGCCTCTctctaaagtttaaaatattatttaaatgtgtacagtatatatttgggATTCATAAAATGCTAGCTAAATTAGTCATTAGGGCATTTTATTCCAAAGAGGTGTGAAATATCATATACATTCCTTTTTCATTTCCATCACAGAATGCTATTAAACAGTGGAATAGGAgctgaataaaaatgttcatgacttacatttttttttggagttttaagagagtttattttctaaaaagtcCACAGGGCTAAAAGTGCCAAAGGTAACACCTAATAGAAACACCCACTTATGAATTATAAATCTAGTATGTCATGTTTGCTTGTAGGTAAAGCGTGTGGAGTAATTGCTTCGGTTCCTAAGAACTTTGCGACTGGCTCAAAATCTATGACAGCAGATTTCTTACATAAAAGCATCCAAATCTGGCGAGTACTTGTTCACACATATTGTTCACCCTAACACTACACTGTATTAGACACCAAATTACAAAAAACTGATTTACTAGAAATCTGTAtgcataaaagcacatcaaatcaAAATAATGGTACAATAGACTTATTATTGTTAAATTGCAtccacaaacaaaaaacatgggAAATAGAATTTCTTTACTTCTTTTGCAGATGAAGACAGGATTTACCGTTCGCTCTTTATTTTCAAACACTTCATTGGCCTCCTCAAAGCTGCAGCTCTCCTCGGCACACTCCCTCTCAATATTGCCCGGCCGGAACTCCTCCAGGAAGCCATTAGCCCGTGGAAAACGTTTGAGGAGAGAGTTTGCATCCTTGCCATTTAGGAACGCTGAGAGATCGTAAGATATCTATATGTTTTAATGGGGGCAAAGGTGTTTCTCTGTTTGCTcctgagtgtgtatgtgtatacatatatttttgtttgccaGTTTATGACTTTGCCAATGGATCAGGCCTGACAAATACTCATAATGGTTTTATGCCATTCCCATAAAATGTGGAATTACTGATAGTAAAATCTTTTATATAATTATTCTGACAACCATTTTCCATCCATTTATCATTCTGCATCCCACTaaagtcaaaacattttttttcacagaaatttcttttttttttaaaaatcattaagaCCTATAACTTGCAATTAGAAAACAGACAAATTTAAAAtaggcatttaaaaaatatatttctttaatatgCTTCAATATCAGTATGGTCTATTTCAATGCTTAAATGAGTCAGCTCAAGAAGGGCTCGAGGAACCCAAAGTGCTTTGACACATCGTCGATTACATCAAGGTTTAATGTCATTTAACAAGGTGTGTCAAGAACTGCTGCACTATATTTAGATCAGACAGAAATATGAATGGACCCTATGGTAACTTCAGCGTTTTAAGATGAAGTTGTTAAAATCTGGTGCTTACCTGCTGCCATACTACCACAAGAGAACTCAATTTGAAGTATTTTGATCTGGGGAgaagaaaatatgcatttaaaaggtTAGACAAGGTTTTCTTATGTTGCACACATGTTGTTATTGTATTTGTGGccatttgttttaatcaaattacagacaaaacaaataaactggGAATAAAATATGAACTCCAGGGCATTGGCTTTCCTTGCAATATtctaaattatgacataaaaagaaGACTGCTTTCTGGAAGCTGATATCTTTACTATAGAAATCTACATAATCTCTTGCCTGTCTAAGATACGCTTATGGGGGAGGGAGGAGGGCGGGGGAGGAGGTTCCCATAGTAACGGAGCGGGTAGACAGAGAGATGCGCGAGCTAAAATTATATCACTCGAGCTCACTCTTTAACGAATTCATTTAATTCGCGAGTTACTATCGCTTTACCGCACATGGAAAATACAATATCAgcaatttcacatttaataacGACTTGAAACagcatagaataaaaaaaaatgtaaaaataatggtGATAGCACGAGTAAGAAAAATCAGAAATACAAAGCATACTTGAAATGCtagatgcaatatatatatatttttttttcctctctaagtgcaattgtttttagaaaatgttgaCAAAACAATTCAATGTAGACTAATTACATTTCCTAAGGCCATTCCTAAAAGCAAAGAGCTTTATTAAAAgcgaataaaatattaataagtgACACATTTTCAGTTTGACTATAGCAGCTGACAGTACTCCTGAGGCTCTCAGGTCGATTACTGTATATTTATGATAGACGTATATTTATAAACGCAGCGATTTTTTTAGTTGCCatggaacaaaacaaaataacgtGTCTATTTGTAACTCAGagatgctaaataataataaagcctaCCTTCCAGGCTGTTGCAATTGCTAGTCCATTCCATCCCTGTTTCCAGCTAGGGAGCACCCACATGAGTCACGGGTGCCGTTTGATTGACACGCGCATGGACCAATAGGAGTAACGGATTTCCCCCGAATGTCCAATGAAATCTTACTATTGGTTTCGTAAACGCAAAGTCATACTTCTTGGGGAATGGGGAGACATAAACTGGGTAGTGTAGTCTGTCTCTGCACATGTTTACGCTTCTCCGAAACAGTTTCAAGAAACCCTTGAATGTTTATGCCCAGATATGAATGTTTTATTCCTATCGTCATGGATGCGTAGTGCCACCAAGTGACACTTTAATTAGAAAAAGAGGATGACAGAGTTAGTATATAGTCGGGGGTCTCTCTCGATGCCACGCCTTGAGTTAAAAGACAGCATTACCCACAATGCTGAACCACTCGTCACTGTTTTGCCGCTTGTGATGGTGCTTTGTGATTTTTGTAAACTCAGTAAGTCACATGA harbors:
- the LOC113070092 gene encoding transmembrane gamma-carboxyglutamic acid protein 3-like, with the translated sequence MWVLPSWKQGWNGLAIATAWKIKILQIEFSCGSMAAAFLNGKDANSLLKRFPRANGFLEEFRPGNIERECAEESCSFEEANEVFENKERTMEFWKNRSIYTVNSNADSRSERPDAVYMVVPLLGVALLIIIALFLIWRCQLQKATRRRPAYTQNRYLANRNARSLPRILVHRDPPSHSENSHANDRPSVVVSSAERGGASVTPQDAHHHANHSQNNRSLYVQDSSLSVASHLSGATPPPSYEEVTGHLESSSDETTAPYSDPPPKYEEIVLEK